A window of the Kosakonia radicincitans DSM 16656 genome harbors these coding sequences:
- a CDS encoding helix-turn-helix domain-containing protein, protein MNIKPIRTEEDYEAALRAVEPMFDNEPELDTPEGDYFEVMCLLIEEYEKKHYPIDPPSPIEAIKFRMEQLGLSVKDLEPAIGKSNRVYEILNGTRSLTLPMIRRLHTQFGIPLESLIGV, encoded by the coding sequence ATGAACATTAAACCGATCAGAACTGAAGAGGACTATGAAGCCGCTCTCCGGGCTGTTGAGCCAATGTTCGACAATGAACCGGAACTGGACACGCCGGAAGGTGATTATTTCGAAGTGATGTGCTTACTGATTGAAGAGTACGAAAAGAAACATTACCCCATTGATCCCCCCTCACCCATTGAGGCCATCAAATTTCGTATGGAGCAACTGGGGCTGAGCGTGAAAGATCTGGAGCCTGCTATCGGCAAGTCCAATCGTGTATACGAAATTCTTAACGGTACACGTAGCCTCACGCTACCGATGATTCGCCGCCTTCACACCCAATTTGGTATCCCATTAGAAAGCCTGATTGGCGTTTGA
- the puuE gene encoding allantoinase PuuE yields the protein MALFDDNYPRDLRGYAGKPPHAQWPQQARIAVQFVLNFEEGAENHVLHGDAGSEQFLSDIIGAASYPDRHMSMDSLYEYGSRAGFWRIHQEFSKRGLPLTVFGVAMALARQPEIVAAIKAANYDVVSHGWRWIHYQNMDINEEREHLQKAVQVLRELFGKAPTGWYTGRDSPNTRQLVVEHGGFDYDSDYYGDDLPFWSEVTCRDGTRKPHLIVPYTLDANDMRFATAQGFNTAEQFYTYLKDSFDVLYAEGESAPKMMSIGMHCRLLGRPGRFRALQRFLDYLQQHDRVWVCTRQQIADHWRQVHPYAQ from the coding sequence ATGGCACTTTTCGACGATAACTATCCGCGCGATTTGCGTGGTTACGCAGGGAAACCCCCGCACGCGCAGTGGCCGCAGCAGGCGCGCATCGCCGTGCAGTTTGTACTGAATTTTGAAGAGGGCGCAGAGAACCATGTGCTGCATGGCGATGCCGGATCGGAGCAATTTCTCTCCGATATTATTGGCGCGGCCAGCTATCCGGATCGGCATATGTCGATGGATTCACTGTATGAATATGGCAGCCGCGCCGGATTCTGGCGCATCCATCAGGAGTTCAGCAAACGCGGGTTGCCGCTGACGGTGTTTGGCGTGGCGATGGCGCTGGCGCGTCAGCCGGAGATCGTTGCGGCCATTAAAGCGGCGAATTATGACGTGGTTAGCCACGGCTGGCGCTGGATCCACTATCAGAATATGGATATCAATGAAGAGCGTGAACACCTGCAAAAAGCGGTGCAGGTGCTGCGCGAGCTGTTTGGTAAAGCGCCCACTGGCTGGTACACCGGGCGCGACAGCCCCAATACTCGACAACTGGTGGTCGAGCATGGCGGGTTCGATTACGACAGCGATTACTATGGCGACGATCTTCCGTTCTGGAGCGAAGTTACTTGTCGCGACGGCACGCGCAAACCTCACCTGATTGTGCCGTACACGCTGGATGCCAACGATATGCGCTTTGCTACCGCTCAGGGTTTTAATACCGCCGAGCAATTTTACACCTATCTGAAAGACAGCTTTGATGTGCTCTACGCCGAGGGTGAAAGTGCGCCGAAGATGATGTCCATCGGCATGCACTGCCGCCTGTTGGGGCGTCCTGGCCGTTTTCGCGCGCTGCAACGCTTTCTTGATTATCTCCAGCAGCACGATCGCGTCTGGGTCTGTACCCGCCAGCAAATTGCCGATCACTGGCGGCAGGTTCATCCCTACGCACAATAA